Proteins encoded within one genomic window of Citrobacter amalonaticus Y19:
- the pstS gene encoding phosphate ABC transporter substrate-binding protein PstS: MKVMRTTVATVVAATLSMSAFSALAAASLTGAGATFPAPVYAKWADTYQKETGSKVNYQGIGSSGGVKQITANTVDFGASDAPLSDEKLNQEGLFQFPTVIGGVVLAVNIPGLKSGELVLDGKTLGDIYLGKIKKWDDEAITKLNPGVKLPSQNIAVVRRADGSGTSFVFTSYLAKVNEEWKTKVGAGSTVNWPTGLGGKGNDGIAAFVQRLPGSIGYVEYAYAKQNNLAYTKLISADGKPVSPTEENFANAAKGADWSKSFAQDLTNQKGDDAWPITSTTFILVHKEQKKPEQGAEVLKFFDWAYKNGGKQANDLDYASLPDSVVEQIRAAWKTNVKDSSGKALY, translated from the coding sequence ATGAAAGTTATGCGTACCACTGTCGCAACTGTTGTCGCCGCGACCTTATCTATGAGCGCTTTCTCTGCGTTAGCAGCAGCAAGTCTGACGGGTGCAGGTGCAACTTTTCCTGCGCCGGTGTATGCCAAATGGGCTGATACTTATCAGAAAGAGACCGGTAGTAAAGTTAACTACCAGGGTATCGGCTCCTCCGGTGGTGTTAAACAAATTACAGCGAATACCGTTGATTTCGGTGCCTCTGATGCGCCGCTGTCTGACGAAAAACTGAATCAGGAAGGCCTGTTCCAGTTCCCGACCGTCATTGGCGGCGTGGTGCTGGCGGTGAATATCCCGGGTCTGAAGTCTGGCGAACTGGTGCTGGATGGTAAAACGCTGGGTGACATCTACCTGGGTAAAATCAAGAAGTGGGATGATGAAGCTATCACCAAACTGAACCCGGGCGTGAAACTGCCTTCTCAGAACATCGCCGTCGTGCGTCGTGCTGATGGTTCCGGTACCTCCTTCGTCTTCACCAGTTACCTGGCAAAAGTAAACGAAGAGTGGAAAACTAAAGTGGGCGCAGGCTCTACCGTTAACTGGCCAACCGGTCTCGGCGGTAAAGGTAACGACGGTATCGCCGCGTTCGTACAGCGTCTGCCGGGCTCCATTGGCTACGTTGAATACGCTTATGCTAAGCAGAACAACCTGGCATACACCAAGCTGATTTCTGCTGACGGTAAACCGGTTAGTCCGACCGAAGAGAACTTCGCCAACGCTGCAAAAGGCGCTGACTGGAGCAAATCCTTCGCGCAGGATCTGACGAACCAGAAAGGTGACGATGCGTGGCCAATTACTTCCACCACTTTCATCCTGGTTCACAAAGAGCAGAAGAAACCTGAGCAGGGTGCTGAAGTGCTGAAATTCTTCGACTGGGCATACAAAAATGGCGGCAAACAGGCGAATGACCTGGATTACGCCAGCCTGCCGGATAGCGTGGTTGAGCAGATCCGTGCGGCATGGAAGACCAATGTTAAGGATAGCAGCGGTAAAGCGCTGTACTAA
- the phoU gene encoding phosphate signaling complex protein PhoU, giving the protein MDNLNLNKHISGQFNAELESIRTQVMTMGGMVEQQLSDAITAMHNQDSELAKRVVDGDKHVNMMEVAIDEACVRIIAKRQPTASDLRLVMAIIKTIAELERIGDVADKICRTALEKFSQQHQPLLVSLESLGRHTVQMLHDVLDAFARMDLDEAVRIYREDKKVDQEYEGIVRQLMTYMMEDSRTIPSVLTALFCARSIERIGDRCQNICEYIFYFVKGQDFRHVGGDELDKLLAGKDPKE; this is encoded by the coding sequence ATGGACAATTTAAACCTTAATAAACACATTTCCGGTCAGTTCAACGCCGAACTGGAAAGCATCCGCACTCAGGTAATGACGATGGGCGGCATGGTTGAGCAGCAGCTTTCTGATGCCATCACCGCGATGCACAATCAGGACAGCGAGCTGGCGAAACGCGTGGTTGATGGCGATAAGCACGTCAACATGATGGAAGTGGCGATCGATGAAGCTTGTGTTCGCATCATCGCCAAGCGCCAGCCCACGGCGAGCGACCTGCGTCTGGTGATGGCAATCATTAAAACCATCGCCGAGCTGGAACGTATTGGCGACGTGGCGGATAAAATCTGCCGTACTGCACTGGAGAAATTCTCCCAGCAGCATCAGCCGCTGTTGGTGAGCCTGGAATCCTTGGGCCGTCATACGGTGCAGATGCTCCACGATGTTCTGGATGCGTTTGCGCGTATGGATCTGGACGAAGCGGTACGTATCTACCGTGAAGACAAGAAAGTTGACCAGGAATACGAAGGGATCGTGCGTCAACTGATGACCTACATGATGGAAGATTCGCGTACGATTCCCAGCGTGCTGACCGCGTTATTCTGTGCGCGCTCGATCGAGCGTATTGGCGATCGCTGCCAGAATATCTGCGAATACATCTTCTACTTCGTGAAGGGCCAGGATTTCCGCCACGTGGGCGGCGATGAGCTGGATAAGCTGCTGGCGGGTAAAGATCCGAAAGAGTGA
- the adeP gene encoding adenine permease AdeP: MSQQHTTQTSGQGMLERVFKLREHGTTARTEVIAGFTTFLTMVYIVFVNPQILGVAGMDTSAVFVTTCLIAAFGSILMGLFANLPVALAPAMGLNAFFAFVVVGAMGLSWQVGMGAIFWGAVGLLLLTIFRVRYWMIANIPVSLRVGITSGIGLFIGMMGLKNAGVIVANPETLVSIGNLTSHSVLLGVLGFFIIAILASRNIHAAVLVSIIVTTLLGWMLGDVHYNGIVSAPPSVTSVIGHVDLAGSFNIGLAGVIFSFMLVNLFDSSGTLIGVTDKAGLADEKGKFPRMKQALFVDSVSSVTGAFIGTSSVTAYIESSSGVSVGGRTGLTAVVVGLLFLLVIFLSPLAGMVPGYAAAGALIYVGVLMTSSLARVKWEDLTESVPAFITAVMMPFSFSITEGIALGFISYCVMKIGTGRLRDLSPCVVVVALLFVLKIVFIDAH; encoded by the coding sequence ATGAGTCAACAACACACAACCCAGACGTCTGGTCAGGGGATGCTGGAACGCGTGTTTAAACTGCGCGAGCATGGCACAACGGCACGAACCGAAGTGATAGCCGGTTTTACCACCTTCCTGACGATGGTTTACATCGTTTTTGTTAACCCGCAAATTCTGGGCGTTGCTGGCATGGATACCAGCGCCGTCTTCGTGACCACCTGCCTGATTGCTGCGTTTGGCAGCATTCTGATGGGGCTGTTTGCTAACCTGCCGGTAGCGCTGGCGCCTGCGATGGGGCTGAATGCGTTCTTTGCCTTCGTTGTGGTCGGCGCGATGGGCCTGTCGTGGCAGGTCGGTATGGGGGCGATTTTCTGGGGTGCCGTCGGTCTGCTGCTGCTGACTATCTTCCGCGTGCGTTACTGGATGATTGCCAATATCCCGGTCAGTCTGCGCGTGGGGATCACCAGTGGTATCGGTTTATTCATCGGCATGATGGGTCTGAAAAACGCGGGCGTGATTGTCGCGAACCCTGAAACGCTGGTCAGCATCGGTAATCTGACCTCCCACAGCGTCCTGCTGGGCGTACTCGGTTTCTTCATCATCGCTATCCTGGCGTCACGTAACATTCACGCCGCCGTGCTGGTGTCCATCATCGTCACCACGCTGTTGGGCTGGATGCTGGGTGATGTGCACTATAACGGTATTGTCTCTGCGCCGCCGAGTGTCACGTCGGTGATTGGGCATGTCGATCTGGCGGGCTCGTTTAACATCGGTCTGGCCGGGGTGATTTTCTCCTTCATGCTGGTTAACCTGTTTGACTCCTCCGGAACACTGATCGGCGTGACGGATAAAGCCGGTCTGGCGGATGAGAAAGGGAAATTCCCGCGCATGAAACAGGCACTGTTTGTCGATAGCGTCTCTTCTGTGACCGGAGCATTTATTGGTACTTCTTCCGTTACCGCTTATATCGAGTCCTCTTCCGGTGTTTCCGTCGGTGGGCGCACTGGCCTGACTGCTGTGGTTGTGGGTCTGTTGTTCCTGTTAGTTATCTTCCTGTCGCCGCTGGCGGGGATGGTGCCGGGCTATGCGGCTGCGGGTGCGCTGATCTACGTCGGCGTGTTAATGACCTCCAGCCTGGCGCGCGTGAAGTGGGAAGATCTCACCGAATCCGTGCCGGCGTTTATCACTGCCGTGATGATGCCATTCAGCTTCTCGATTACCGAAGGGATCGCACTGGGCTTTATCTCTTACTGCGTGATGAAGATCGGTACCGGTCGTTTGCGTGATCTGAGCCCGTGCGTGGTGGTTGTGGCGCTGCTGTTTGTGCTGAAGATTGTGTTTATCGACGCGCACTAA
- the tnaB gene encoding low affinity tryptophan permease TnaB, with protein MEENSNAKHSSFWGIMVIAGTVIGGGMFALPVDLSGAWFFWGAFILIIAWFSMLHSGLLLLEANLNYPVGSSFNTITKDLIGNKWNIVSGFTVAFVLYILTYAYISANGAIISETISMNMGYRVNPRIVGICTAIFVASVLWISSLAASRITSLFLGIKIISFIIVFGSFFFQVDFSILRDTVGQAQNGASYFPYIFMALPVCLASFGFHGNIPSLIICYGKRKDKLIKSIVFGSLLALVIYLFWLYCTMGNISRESFSEIIASGGNVDSLVKSFLGTRQSGMIEFCLLVFSNLAVASSFFGVTLGLFDYLADLFKFDNSSVGRFKTVLLTFLPPALLYLIFPNGFIYGIGGAGLCATIWAVIIPAVLALKARKKFPNKMFTVWGGVIIPAIVILFGVAVIVCWFGNVFNLLPRFS; from the coding sequence ATGGAAGAAAATTCGAATGCTAAACACTCCTCCTTTTGGGGGATTATGGTCATAGCCGGTACGGTAATTGGCGGGGGGATGTTTGCTCTACCTGTTGATTTGTCCGGTGCATGGTTTTTCTGGGGGGCGTTTATCTTAATAATCGCCTGGTTTTCAATGTTGCATTCTGGACTGTTATTATTAGAGGCAAATTTAAATTACCCCGTCGGATCCAGTTTCAATACCATCACTAAAGATCTTATTGGTAACAAATGGAACATTGTGAGTGGATTTACGGTCGCTTTTGTTCTCTACATTCTCACTTACGCCTATATTTCTGCAAATGGTGCCATCATTAGCGAAACGATCTCAATGAATATGGGGTATCGCGTTAACCCCAGGATTGTCGGAATCTGCACCGCTATTTTTGTCGCCAGCGTGCTGTGGATCAGTTCACTGGCAGCCAGTCGAATTACCTCCCTGTTCCTGGGGATTAAAATCATCTCTTTCATTATCGTTTTTGGATCGTTTTTCTTCCAGGTCGATTTTTCTATATTGCGGGATACCGTAGGCCAGGCTCAAAACGGTGCGTCCTACTTCCCCTATATTTTTATGGCGCTACCGGTATGCCTGGCATCATTTGGCTTTCACGGAAACATTCCCAGCCTGATCATCTGCTATGGCAAGAGAAAGGATAAATTAATAAAAAGCATTGTCTTTGGTTCACTGCTGGCGTTGGTGATTTATCTGTTCTGGCTGTATTGCACCATGGGTAACATTTCGCGGGAAAGTTTCAGTGAAATCATCGCCTCAGGCGGTAATGTTGATTCATTAGTAAAATCATTCCTCGGTACCAGACAAAGCGGAATGATCGAATTTTGTCTGCTGGTTTTTTCAAACCTGGCTGTTGCCAGTTCCTTTTTTGGCGTAACCCTGGGGCTATTTGACTATCTTGCGGATCTGTTCAAATTCGACAACTCATCGGTGGGGCGTTTTAAAACCGTCCTGTTAACCTTCCTGCCTCCGGCGCTTTTATACTTAATCTTCCCGAACGGTTTTATCTATGGCATCGGTGGCGCAGGACTGTGCGCAACAATATGGGCCGTGATTATCCCTGCAGTACTGGCTCTGAAAGCCCGGAAGAAATTCCCCAATAAAATGTTTACCGTCTGGGGCGGCGTCATCATTCCGGCCATCGTGATCCTGTTCGGCGTAGCGGTCATTGTTTGCTGGTTCGGCAACGTCTTCAACCTGTTACCCCGATTCAGTTAG
- the tnaC gene encoding tryptophanase leader peptide: MIILNSYITSKWFNIDNKIVNHHP; the protein is encoded by the coding sequence ATGATTATCTTAAATTCATACATCACTTCAAAATGGTTTAATATTGACAATAAAATTGTCAATCATCATCCTTAA
- the pstC gene encoding phosphate ABC transporter permease PstC: MAATKPAFNPPGKKGDKIFSALVKLAALIVLLMLGGIIVSLIISSWPSMEKFGFSFLWTKEWDAPNDIYGALVPIYGTLVTSFIALLIAVPVSFGIALFLTELAPGWLRRPLGIAIELLAAIPSIVYGMWGLFIFAPLFATYFQEPVGNILSNIPFVGALFSGPAFGIGILAAGVILAIMIIPYIAAVMRDVFEQTPVMMKESAYGIGCTTWEVIWRIVLPFTKNGVIGGIMLGLGRALGETMAVTFIIGNTYQLDSASLYMPGNSITSALANEFAEAESGLHVAALMELGLILFVITFIVLAASKFMILRLAKNEGAR, from the coding sequence ATGGCTGCAACCAAGCCTGCTTTTAACCCACCGGGTAAAAAGGGTGACAAAATCTTCAGCGCGCTGGTAAAACTGGCTGCGCTGATTGTGCTATTGATGTTGGGTGGCATTATTGTCTCTCTGATCATCTCCTCCTGGCCCAGCATGGAGAAATTTGGTTTCTCCTTCCTGTGGACCAAAGAATGGGACGCGCCAAACGACATCTACGGTGCGCTGGTACCGATCTACGGTACGCTGGTCACCTCCTTTATCGCACTGCTGATCGCCGTTCCGGTGAGCTTCGGCATTGCCTTGTTTCTGACTGAACTTGCGCCTGGCTGGCTGCGTCGCCCGCTGGGTATCGCGATTGAACTGCTGGCGGCTATCCCGAGTATCGTATACGGCATGTGGGGCCTGTTTATCTTTGCTCCGCTGTTTGCCACTTATTTCCAGGAACCGGTCGGCAATATCCTTTCCAACATTCCGTTTGTTGGCGCGCTGTTCTCCGGCCCGGCGTTTGGTATCGGTATTCTGGCGGCTGGTGTGATCCTCGCCATCATGATAATCCCCTACATTGCGGCGGTAATGCGTGATGTGTTCGAACAAACGCCGGTGATGATGAAAGAGTCTGCCTACGGTATCGGCTGCACCACCTGGGAAGTCATCTGGCGCATCGTGTTGCCGTTCACCAAAAATGGGGTGATTGGCGGCATCATGCTGGGTCTGGGACGTGCGCTGGGCGAAACGATGGCGGTTACCTTTATCATCGGTAACACCTACCAGCTCGACAGCGCGTCGCTGTATATGCCAGGCAACAGCATCACCTCGGCGCTGGCGAATGAATTTGCGGAAGCGGAATCTGGCTTGCATGTTGCAGCGTTGATGGAGCTGGGTCTGATTCTGTTTGTGATTACCTTCATCGTGCTGGCAGCGTCTAAGTTTATGATTTTGCGCCTTGCGAAGAACGAGGGGGCACGCTAA
- the yieH gene encoding 6-phosphogluconate phosphatase, with product MSGIEAVFFDCDGTLVDSEVICSRAYVAMFQEFGITLDLEDTFKRFKGVKLYEIIDIINEEHGVTLAKADLEPVYRAEVARLFDSELEVIPGANTLLDSMTVPMCVVSNGPVSKMQHSLGKLGMLHHFPDKLYSGYDIQRWKPDPALMFHAAKAMNVNAQNCILVDDSSAGAQSGIDAGMEVFYFCADPHNKPIDHPKVTTFTRQAELPELWKARGWNITR from the coding sequence ATGTCCGGAATTGAAGCGGTATTTTTCGACTGTGACGGTACGCTGGTCGACAGTGAAGTGATCTGTTCCCGCGCGTATGTCGCAATGTTCCAGGAATTCGGTATCACCCTCGATCTCGAAGACACTTTTAAACGCTTTAAGGGCGTAAAACTCTACGAAATCATTGATATCATTAATGAGGAGCATGGGGTGACGTTGGCTAAAGCCGACTTAGAACCCGTCTACCGCGCCGAGGTCGCACGCCTGTTCGACTCGGAGCTGGAAGTGATCCCTGGTGCGAATACTCTGCTGGACAGCATGACGGTGCCGATGTGCGTGGTCTCTAACGGTCCGGTCAGCAAAATGCAGCACTCGCTGGGTAAACTGGGCATGCTGCACCATTTCCCGGACAAACTGTACAGCGGTTACGATATTCAACGCTGGAAGCCCGATCCGGCGCTGATGTTCCACGCGGCAAAAGCCATGAACGTTAACGCACAGAACTGCATTCTGGTCGATGACTCTTCTGCGGGCGCACAGTCGGGAATTGATGCCGGAATGGAAGTGTTCTATTTCTGCGCCGATCCGCATAACAAACCGATCGATCATCCGAAAGTAACGACCTTTACCCGCCAGGCGGAGTTGCCGGAGCTGTGGAAGGCGCGCGGGTGGAATATTACGCGATAA
- the pstA gene encoding phosphate ABC transporter permease PstA, whose amino-acid sequence MATLEMQTTAELAESRRKMQARRRMKNRIALTLSMATMVFGLFWLVWILMSTITRGIDGMSLALFTEMTPPPNTAGGGLANALAGSGLLILWATVFGTPLGIMAGIYLAEYGRKSWLAEVIRFINDILLSAPSIVVGLFVYTIVVAQMEHFSGWAGVIALALLQVPIVIRTTENMLKLVPDSLREAAYALGTPKWKMISAITLKASVSGIMTGILLAIARIAGETAPLLFTALSNQFWSTDMMQPIANLPVTIFKFAMSPFAEWQQLAWAGVLIITLCVLLLNILARVIFAKSKHG is encoded by the coding sequence ATGGCTACGCTTGAAATGCAAACCACCGCAGAGCTGGCGGAATCCCGCCGCAAAATGCAGGCGCGTCGCCGGATGAAAAACCGCATCGCGCTGACGCTCTCAATGGCGACGATGGTGTTTGGCCTGTTCTGGCTCGTCTGGATCCTGATGTCCACGATCACCCGCGGTATCGACGGGATGTCACTGGCACTGTTCACCGAAATGACGCCGCCGCCGAACACGGCGGGTGGCGGTCTGGCGAATGCCCTGGCGGGTAGTGGTCTGTTGATCCTCTGGGCGACCGTGTTTGGTACACCGTTGGGCATCATGGCCGGGATTTATCTGGCGGAATATGGTCGTAAATCCTGGTTGGCGGAAGTGATTCGTTTCATCAACGACATTCTGCTTTCCGCCCCGTCTATTGTGGTCGGTCTGTTCGTGTACACCATCGTGGTGGCGCAGATGGAGCACTTCTCCGGCTGGGCGGGCGTTATAGCGCTGGCGCTGCTGCAGGTGCCTATCGTGATTCGAACCACCGAGAACATGTTGAAACTGGTGCCAGACAGCCTGCGTGAAGCGGCTTATGCGCTGGGGACGCCGAAATGGAAAATGATCTCCGCGATTACGTTGAAAGCGTCTGTTTCCGGGATCATGACCGGTATCCTGCTGGCGATTGCGCGTATTGCGGGTGAAACCGCCCCGCTGCTGTTTACCGCGCTCTCCAACCAGTTCTGGAGTACCGACATGATGCAGCCGATCGCCAACCTGCCGGTCACCATCTTTAAATTTGCGATGAGCCCGTTTGCTGAATGGCAGCAACTGGCGTGGGCCGGGGTGCTGATCATCACGCTGTGCGTTCTGCTGCTGAACATTCTGGCACGTGTTATTTTCGCCAAGAGTAAACACGGCTAA
- a CDS encoding 4'-phosphopantetheinyl transferase family protein: MATHFARGILTEGHLISMRLPSSCHHEARRLPTHRQTRFLASRGLLAELMFMLYGTLELPEIVYKAKGKPAFRDKNLPSFSIAYAGNMVGVTLTTEGECGLDMELQRATRGFISPHSVEVPAFSSIESLWISKQNDPDEARAQMVTLRQSVLKLMGDVRNDDPRELQLLPGAGRLKCAHVAQIEAICDAEDLLVWSVAVTPAIDKLQLWEFDGKQGWKSLSDIQTRANAPTGRLMRFAQLSAATSYTHN, translated from the coding sequence ATGGCGACCCATTTTGCCAGAGGGATCCTGACGGAGGGACACCTGATTTCGATGCGCCTTCCGTCATCCTGCCATCATGAAGCACGAAGACTACCAACACATCGCCAGACCCGTTTTCTGGCATCCCGAGGGCTTCTTGCCGAGCTGATGTTCATGCTGTATGGCACGCTCGAGTTACCGGAAATCGTATACAAAGCCAAAGGAAAACCGGCGTTTCGCGATAAAAATTTGCCCAGTTTTTCCATCGCCTATGCCGGCAATATGGTCGGCGTGACGCTGACAACCGAAGGGGAATGTGGACTGGATATGGAACTCCAGCGCGCTACCCGAGGGTTTATCAGCCCCCATTCTGTCGAGGTCCCGGCCTTTTCCAGCATCGAAAGTCTGTGGATCAGCAAGCAAAACGATCCGGACGAAGCGCGTGCACAGATGGTTACTTTACGTCAGAGCGTCCTGAAACTGATGGGGGACGTCCGTAATGACGATCCGCGTGAACTACAGCTACTGCCGGGGGCCGGGCGTCTGAAATGTGCGCATGTTGCCCAGATTGAAGCCATCTGCGATGCCGAAGACCTGCTGGTGTGGTCGGTTGCGGTTACGCCAGCCATTGATAAACTTCAGCTTTGGGAGTTTGATGGTAAGCAGGGCTGGAAAAGCCTGTCTGATATCCAGACCCGCGCGAATGCGCCAACGGGTCGTCTGATGCGATTCGCGCAATTATCTGCCGCCACGTCTTATACGCATAACTGA
- the pstB gene encoding phosphate ABC transporter ATP-binding protein PstB, translated as MSMVDTAPGKIQVRDLNFYYGKFHALKNINLDIAKNQVTAFIGPSGCGKSTLLRTFNKMFELYPEQRAEGEILLDGDNILTNTQDIALLRAKVGMVFQKPTPFPMSIYDNIAFGVRLFEKLSRADMDERVQWALTKAALWNETKDKLHQSGYSLSGGQQQRLCIARGIAIRPEVLLLDEPCSALDPISTGRIEELITELKQDYTVVIVTHNMQQAARCSDHTAFMYLGELIEFSDTDSLFTRPAKKQTEDYITGRYG; from the coding sequence ATGAGTATGGTTGATACTGCTCCGGGTAAGATTCAGGTTCGTGATTTGAACTTCTACTACGGCAAATTCCATGCCCTGAAGAACATCAACCTGGATATCGCGAAGAATCAGGTGACGGCGTTTATCGGGCCCTCTGGCTGCGGTAAATCGACGCTGCTGCGTACGTTCAACAAGATGTTTGAACTGTACCCGGAACAGCGTGCGGAAGGTGAAATCCTGCTGGATGGTGACAATATTCTCACCAACACCCAGGATATCGCTCTGCTGCGTGCCAAAGTAGGGATGGTGTTCCAGAAGCCGACGCCGTTCCCGATGTCTATCTACGACAACATCGCCTTTGGCGTGCGTCTGTTTGAGAAATTGTCCCGTGCGGATATGGACGAGCGCGTGCAGTGGGCGTTGACCAAGGCCGCATTGTGGAACGAAACCAAAGATAAATTGCACCAGAGCGGGTACTCTCTCTCCGGTGGTCAGCAGCAGCGTCTGTGCATCGCGAGGGGTATCGCTATTCGCCCGGAAGTGTTGCTGCTGGATGAGCCATGTTCAGCGCTGGATCCGATCTCAACCGGTCGTATCGAAGAGCTGATCACGGAGCTGAAACAAGATTACACCGTGGTGATCGTGACCCACAACATGCAGCAGGCTGCGCGTTGCTCCGACCATACGGCGTTTATGTACCTGGGCGAGTTGATTGAGTTTAGTGATACAGATTCTCTGTTCACCAGGCCCGCGAAGAAACAAACCGAAGATTACATTACTGGCCGCTACGGTTGA
- the tnaA gene encoding tryptophanase, producing the protein MDNFKHLPEPFRIRVIEPVKRTTRDHRDNAIIKSGMNPFLLDSEDVFIDLLTDSGTGAVTQNMQAAMLRGDEAYSGSRSYYALSEAVNNIFGYQYTIPTHQGRGAEQIYIPVLIKKREQEKGLDRSKMAVFSNYFFDTTQGHSQINGCAVRNVYIKEAFDTGVRYDFKGNFDLDGLERGIQEVGANNVPYIVATITSNSAGGQPVSLANLKAMYHIAKKYDIPVVMDSARFAENAYFIQKREAEYRDWSIEEITRETYKYADMLAMSAKKDAMVPMGGLLCVKDDSYFDVYTECRTLCVVQEGFPTYGGLEGGAMERLAVGLVDGMNQDWLAYRITQVQYLVDGLEAIGVTCQQAGGHAAFVDAGKLLPHIPAEQFPAQALACELYRVAGIRAVEIGSFLLGRDPKTGKQLPCPAELLRLTIPRATYTQSHMDFIIEAFEHVKENAVNIKGLTFTYEPKVLRHFTAKLKEV; encoded by the coding sequence ATGGATAACTTTAAACATTTACCAGAACCCTTCCGTATTCGTGTTATTGAACCGGTAAAACGTACAACCAGAGATCATCGGGATAACGCAATCATTAAATCAGGGATGAACCCTTTTCTGCTGGATAGTGAAGACGTCTTCATTGACCTGCTGACCGACAGTGGTACTGGCGCAGTAACACAGAACATGCAAGCTGCCATGCTGCGTGGAGATGAAGCTTATAGCGGCAGCCGCAGTTATTATGCGTTATCTGAAGCAGTAAATAATATCTTCGGCTATCAATATACCATTCCAACGCACCAGGGCCGCGGTGCAGAACAAATTTATATTCCCGTTCTAATCAAAAAGCGTGAACAGGAAAAAGGGTTAGACAGAAGTAAGATGGCGGTTTTCTCCAACTACTTCTTCGATACCACCCAGGGACACAGCCAAATCAACGGTTGTGCCGTGCGTAACGTGTATATCAAAGAGGCATTTGATACCGGTGTTCGTTACGACTTTAAGGGAAATTTTGATCTCGACGGATTAGAGCGCGGCATTCAGGAAGTCGGCGCAAACAACGTACCGTATATTGTCGCGACCATTACAAGTAACTCTGCAGGTGGGCAACCGGTTTCATTAGCCAACCTGAAGGCCATGTATCACATCGCCAAAAAATATGACATTCCGGTGGTAATGGACTCCGCACGTTTTGCCGAGAATGCTTATTTTATCCAGAAACGCGAAGCAGAATATCGGGACTGGAGCATCGAAGAAATTACCCGCGAGACCTACAAATATGCCGATATGCTGGCAATGTCCGCGAAAAAAGATGCGATGGTGCCAATGGGCGGTTTACTGTGCGTGAAAGACGACAGCTATTTTGACGTCTATACCGAGTGCCGAACCCTGTGCGTCGTCCAGGAAGGCTTCCCGACTTACGGTGGTCTGGAAGGTGGGGCAATGGAGCGCCTTGCGGTGGGTCTGGTGGATGGCATGAACCAGGACTGGCTGGCCTATCGTATTACGCAGGTGCAATACTTAGTTGATGGCCTTGAAGCGATTGGCGTCACTTGCCAACAGGCTGGTGGCCATGCGGCATTTGTGGATGCGGGTAAATTATTACCGCACATTCCGGCAGAGCAGTTCCCGGCTCAGGCTCTCGCCTGCGAACTTTATAGAGTAGCCGGCATCCGGGCCGTTGAGATCGGGTCATTCTTATTAGGCAGAGATCCTAAAACCGGTAAGCAACTGCCTTGTCCGGCTGAACTCCTGCGTTTAACCATCCCAAGGGCGACATATACCCAATCTCATATGGACTTCATTATCGAAGCCTTTGAGCATGTCAAAGAAAATGCAGTAAATATTAAAGGGCTAACCTTTACCTACGAGCCTAAAGTATTACGTCACTTCACCGCTAAACTGAAAGAAGTTTAA
- a CDS encoding NADPH-dependent FMN reductase, whose product MSETLNVVTLLGSLRKGSFNGMVAHTLPKIAPAGMEVSALPSIGDIPLYDADVQQEEGFPASVEALADQIRKADGVVIVTPEYNYSVPGGLKNAIDWLSRLPDQPLSGKPVLIQTSSMGAIGGARCQYHLRQILVFLDAMVMNKPEFMGGVIQNKVDPQTGEVIDQSTLDHLTGQLTAFGDYIQRVKA is encoded by the coding sequence ATGTCTGAAACGTTGAATGTTGTTACGTTACTGGGAAGCCTGCGCAAAGGTTCGTTTAACGGTATGGTTGCCCATACGCTGCCGAAAATCGCCCCGGCGGGTATGGAAGTGAGTGCGTTACCGTCTATCGGTGATATCCCGCTATACGATGCCGATGTGCAACAGGAAGAAGGTTTTCCGGCAAGCGTCGAAGCGCTGGCTGACCAAATTCGCAAAGCCGACGGCGTGGTTATCGTTACGCCGGAATATAACTACTCTGTACCGGGTGGCCTGAAGAACGCTATCGACTGGCTGTCACGCCTGCCCGATCAGCCGCTTTCTGGTAAACCAGTGCTTATCCAGACCAGTTCGATGGGGGCAATTGGCGGTGCACGCTGCCAGTATCATCTGCGCCAGATCCTGGTCTTCCTGGATGCGATGGTGATGAACAAGCCGGAATTTATGGGCGGTGTGATTCAGAACAAAGTCGACCCACAGACGGGTGAAGTGATCGATCAGAGTACACTGGACCATCTGACTGGCCAGCTCACTGCATTTGGCGACTATATCCAGCGGGTTAAAGCCTGA